The Arcanobacterium pinnipediorum genome includes a region encoding these proteins:
- a CDS encoding 50S ribosomal protein bL37: MSKRSRKRRDRKKRGSNHGKRPNT; encoded by the coding sequence ATGTCGAAGCGTTCGCGTAAGCGCCGTGACCGCAAGAAGCGCGGTTCAAACCACGGCAAGCGTCCCAACACCTGA
- a CDS encoding N-acetylmannosamine-6-phosphate 2-epimerase: protein MNPLIESLRGTVIVSVQAYPGEPLRHPETMAQMARAAELGGTSAIRCQGLADISAIKGRVKIPVIGLWKEGDEGVYITPTLRHARACSMAGADIVAIDATGRPRPDGLSYAQTIAELKKDGILTMADCGSFDDAQRAVDAGTDIISTTLAGYSGDREKTDGPDFELLAQMVEAFPTMPVICEGRIHTPQQARQVLEAGAFAAVVGTAITHPTSITSWFINATK from the coding sequence ATGAATCCGCTTATTGAATCATTACGAGGCACCGTAATCGTCTCGGTGCAAGCCTATCCAGGTGAGCCATTGCGCCACCCTGAAACTATGGCTCAGATGGCGCGGGCTGCTGAACTGGGTGGCACCTCTGCCATTCGCTGCCAAGGCCTCGCCGATATTTCTGCAATCAAAGGGCGAGTCAAAATCCCAGTCATTGGATTGTGGAAAGAAGGCGATGAGGGAGTCTATATCACCCCCACGTTGCGCCATGCCCGGGCCTGCTCGATGGCTGGCGCCGATATTGTTGCTATCGACGCTACCGGCCGGCCACGCCCAGATGGGCTAAGCTACGCCCAAACCATTGCAGAGTTGAAGAAAGATGGCATCTTAACGATGGCTGACTGTGGTTCATTTGACGATGCCCAACGCGCTGTCGATGCAGGCACTGACATCATCTCCACCACACTGGCAGGGTATAGTGGAGATCGGGAAAAAACAGATGGTCCAGACTTTGAATTATTGGCGCAGATGGTAGAAGCATTCCCAACTATGCCAGTGATTTGCGAAGGTCGAATCCATACTCCACAACAAGCTCGCCAGGTCCTTGAAGCCGGTGCGTTTGCCGCCGTCGTCGGCACTGCAATTACGCACCCAACTTCGATCACGTCCTGGTTTATCAACGCAACTAAATAA
- a CDS encoding ROK family protein: protein MVLLSLDIGGTKVGWAIVTGGIDELSISERGSIPTQAFDGGERVAQRICELATEIVERVSVDGIAVASAGVVDPQTGAIVSATGTMPGWGGTPLGDLLREATGKPVWAINDVHAHGLGEAILGAGRGFRSVLACAVGTGIGGAHISDGRIVFGDHNLAGHFGHIHHHFAAGQQCSCGRDGHIEAICSGSGITTWFNSRSGDVTVNNGRQLQDLAETGHELAATTFAQSAYALGEVLGSLANSIDPSVIVLSGSMTRSGQTWWDEVRRGYRASAMDFVAELQLRNGELGSDAPLYGAALYYYSRESK from the coding sequence GTGGTTCTTCTTTCACTAGATATTGGTGGTACCAAAGTCGGTTGGGCGATCGTTACTGGCGGCATTGACGAACTATCGATCAGCGAACGTGGTTCGATTCCAACCCAGGCTTTCGACGGCGGTGAGCGGGTTGCGCAACGAATTTGCGAGCTGGCAACCGAGATTGTGGAACGAGTGAGCGTAGATGGCATCGCGGTAGCCTCTGCCGGCGTCGTCGATCCACAAACAGGAGCTATTGTATCTGCAACCGGAACGATGCCAGGCTGGGGTGGTACCCCGCTAGGTGATCTGCTGCGTGAAGCTACCGGAAAACCAGTGTGGGCTATCAACGATGTTCATGCACACGGTTTAGGCGAAGCGATTCTCGGCGCTGGGCGCGGTTTTCGTTCAGTTCTAGCCTGCGCTGTAGGTACTGGAATCGGTGGCGCACATATTAGTGATGGTCGAATAGTTTTCGGCGACCACAACTTAGCTGGGCATTTCGGCCATATTCACCATCATTTTGCGGCCGGGCAGCAGTGCTCTTGCGGGCGTGATGGCCACATTGAGGCGATCTGTTCTGGTTCTGGCATCACTACCTGGTTCAATTCGCGCTCGGGCGATGTAACAGTAAACAATGGCCGCCAACTCCAAGACTTAGCTGAAACTGGTCACGAACTTGCTGCCACAACCTTTGCCCAATCAGCCTATGCGCTCGGTGAAGTTCTTGGATCATTAGCAAATTCCATCGATCCTTCCGTCATCGTCCTATCTGGATCGATGACCCGCTCGGGGCAAACCTGGTGGGACGAAGTGCGCCGCGGATACCGCGCAAGTGCCATGGATTTCGTTGCGGAGCTTCAATTACGCAACGGTGAGTTAGGGTCTGACGCCCCGCTATATGGCGCCGCCCTGTATTACTATTCAAGAGAGAGTAAGTGA
- a CDS encoding Arc family DNA-binding protein, producing the protein MAQRKAISLRLDPAVHDAIARWAEDDLRSVNAQIEVILRDGLRRAGRLPTSTGKLPKRGRPPKNPEEDAKA; encoded by the coding sequence ATGGCACAACGAAAAGCAATCTCACTTCGCCTCGACCCAGCAGTCCACGATGCCATCGCCCGCTGGGCCGAGGATGATTTACGGTCAGTCAACGCGCAAATCGAAGTGATCTTGCGCGATGGGCTACGCCGTGCCGGTCGACTACCAACCAGTACCGGAAAACTTCCCAAACGCGGGCGCCCGCCAAAAAATCCAGAAGAGGACGCCAAAGCGTAG
- a CDS encoding FadR/GntR family transcriptional regulator: MLSDKSLQVILKKYTASSTPDRSMIGTVMRSTATMDAIKGYILNHHLKPGDALPTEAELCADLGVSRSSVREALRQLAALDIVSVHQGRGSFVGQMSLEPLVQTLILRNSLDQSSGKASLRQVVITRKVLDLGIADDVVREFAGTHNPELHTLVDRMVERASSGQTYLDEDIAFHEALTRFAGDSLISQLISAMWLVHQAFIPELQTPASDELLITAHAHRDMLQAAEAGDLEAYKRAIDAHYGPLAKIIDL, translated from the coding sequence ATGTTGTCTGACAAGTCATTGCAAGTGATCCTGAAGAAGTACACTGCTTCATCAACGCCTGATCGTTCGATGATTGGTACAGTCATGCGTTCAACAGCCACGATGGATGCAATAAAAGGTTATATCCTCAACCACCACCTAAAACCTGGTGACGCACTGCCAACGGAGGCAGAGTTGTGTGCAGATTTAGGAGTCTCACGTTCATCAGTTCGCGAAGCTCTTCGTCAATTAGCTGCTCTTGATATTGTGAGCGTCCATCAAGGTCGTGGATCTTTCGTTGGGCAGATGTCACTCGAACCTCTCGTTCAAACCCTTATTCTTCGCAATTCGTTAGATCAGTCGTCTGGAAAAGCTAGCTTGCGCCAAGTAGTTATTACGCGAAAAGTTCTCGATCTAGGGATTGCCGATGATGTTGTGCGAGAATTTGCCGGAACGCATAATCCAGAATTGCACACTCTTGTAGATCGTATGGTTGAACGTGCCAGCTCGGGACAAACGTATCTTGACGAAGATATTGCTTTCCACGAAGCATTGACCCGTTTTGCTGGAGATTCGCTCATCTCGCAATTGATTAGTGCGATGTGGCTGGTCCATCAAGCCTTCATTCCGGAGCTACAAACCCCAGCTTCGGATGAACTTCTTATTACTGCGCATGCCCACCGAGATATGCTTCAAGCCGCTGAGGCTGGCGATCTTGAGGCCTACAAACGTGCTATTGATGCACACTATGGGCCGCTCGCCAAAATCATTGACCTCTAG
- a CDS encoding sigma-70 family RNA polymerase sigma factor translates to MNDVITASVDKRILADQFESQALPLLDQLYGAALRLTRNPADAEDLVQETYAKAFAAFHQYKQGTNLKAWLYRILNNAFISNYRKAQRRPKESDSDQVEDWQEYAASTHDSRGLMSAEAEVLQTLPDSEIKDALDQLSDDRRTVVYLADIEGFSYQEIADIVGVPIGTVMSRLHRGRTQLREILRDYARGLGYKVKQKAEEK, encoded by the coding sequence ATGAACGATGTCATAACTGCCTCAGTCGATAAACGTATTCTCGCCGATCAGTTCGAAAGTCAAGCTTTGCCGTTACTGGATCAGCTTTATGGTGCAGCGTTGCGCCTTACTCGTAATCCTGCTGATGCCGAGGATTTAGTCCAAGAAACCTATGCCAAGGCTTTCGCGGCATTCCATCAATATAAGCAGGGCACTAATCTCAAGGCGTGGCTGTATCGTATTCTCAATAATGCCTTCATTTCTAACTATCGCAAGGCGCAGCGTAGACCAAAAGAAAGTGACTCAGATCAGGTAGAAGATTGGCAAGAATATGCTGCCTCTACTCATGATTCACGAGGTTTGATGTCTGCTGAAGCCGAAGTTCTACAAACCCTTCCCGATTCGGAGATCAAAGATGCGTTAGACCAGCTTTCTGACGATCGTCGAACAGTGGTGTATTTAGCTGATATTGAAGGGTTTTCCTATCAGGAAATTGCCGACATTGTTGGGGTGCCAATTGGCACAGTGATGTCTCGCCTTCACCGTGGGCGTACTCAGCTCAGAGAGATTCTTCGTGACTATGCCCGCGGACTGGGATATAAAGTAAAGCAGAAGGCGGAGGAGAAGTAG
- the rsrA gene encoding mycothiol system anti-sigma-R factor: MKRFDDLLDQLDECHCAEVECDCSEVLAHLFELVDEGIPCDQAQRMLQHSAGCDHCADMIRAEVKVRVALQRSCGSEVAPEELRARIADALQG, translated from the coding sequence GTGAAACGTTTTGACGATTTATTGGACCAACTAGATGAGTGCCACTGTGCCGAGGTGGAGTGTGATTGCTCAGAAGTTTTAGCGCATTTGTTTGAGCTTGTTGATGAAGGCATACCGTGTGATCAAGCGCAGCGAATGTTACAGCACAGCGCTGGATGTGATCATTGTGCAGATATGATCCGTGCGGAAGTTAAAGTGCGAGTCGCATTACAACGTTCGTGTGGATCTGAAGTAGCTCCCGAAGAGCTGCGGGCGCGGATTGCAGATGCTTTGCAAGGCTAG
- a CDS encoding DoxX family protein — protein sequence MTIVNKISRPLLAAPFIVSGIDAVTKPQDHRKPARKLWVLAQKAGVDTKLGISEPSDATLDLLTRLSGGVVALAGLQLARSRAPRSAALLLGITQIPLALANNPVWEKKPLAERKKDISGLLSAAGLIGGALIASTDRSGKPSVGWRAARLSERAVQNASQRFEQIAPARS from the coding sequence ATGACTATTGTGAACAAGATTTCTCGTCCGTTACTCGCTGCACCATTTATTGTCTCTGGCATAGATGCTGTTACTAAGCCTCAAGATCATCGCAAGCCAGCCCGCAAGCTCTGGGTCTTAGCCCAAAAAGCTGGTGTGGATACGAAGCTGGGAATTAGTGAACCTAGCGATGCAACGCTCGATCTACTCACTCGCCTATCCGGTGGCGTGGTTGCCCTCGCTGGCCTGCAACTAGCGCGTTCGCGAGCGCCACGCTCGGCTGCTCTTTTACTTGGAATTACCCAGATTCCACTGGCACTGGCAAACAATCCAGTGTGGGAAAAGAAGCCTCTAGCTGAGCGCAAGAAGGACATTTCAGGGCTACTTTCTGCCGCTGGTCTTATTGGAGGTGCGTTGATTGCATCCACCGATCGTTCTGGCAAGCCCTCGGTTGGCTGGCGCGCAGCCCGGTTAAGTGAACGAGCAGTTCAAAATGCATCCCAGCGTTTTGAGCAGATCGCTCCCGCACGTTCCTAG
- a CDS encoding N-acetylglucosamine-6-phosphate deacetylase, with protein sequence MSVFEGKVLNARGELVGGGLEIDDDGVLVNLLPVGDELAHGWITPGLIDIHNHGGGGASFPDETDLDGVYTGIEAHRQLGTTAMLASTVSMIDPVPAIENLVKACEAGQLLGIHMEGPYISPHKCGAQNPAAVRNPDVDELRTWLEVGKGWIKSMTIAPEVDNAYEAACLLLDFGALPSWGHTSGTTADARDLIARTTEYGRSKGIEVPQTATHLFNAMPTLAHREPGPVRELIASACRGETVVELVADTIHVHPDLVGDVVRVVEDSGQMAGVAFVTDAMAGAGMPDGDYILGSLAVTIIDGVARLTDGGAIAGGTARLAEEIQRMVTGGHLDMESAVRCCVAGPARALGLRGDEPGVTLDFEVGKKPNFVVFDADLNMTHYQRA encoded by the coding sequence ATGAGCGTTTTCGAAGGAAAAGTTCTCAACGCACGCGGTGAGCTTGTTGGTGGCGGTTTGGAGATCGACGACGACGGCGTGCTCGTCAATCTTTTACCTGTTGGTGATGAGTTGGCGCACGGATGGATCACGCCAGGGCTGATCGATATTCACAACCATGGCGGTGGGGGTGCTTCCTTCCCAGACGAAACTGACCTTGACGGGGTTTATACGGGGATTGAGGCTCATCGCCAGCTTGGCACTACCGCAATGTTGGCTTCTACTGTTTCGATGATCGATCCGGTGCCTGCTATTGAGAACTTGGTCAAGGCATGTGAAGCTGGGCAATTGTTGGGCATCCACATGGAAGGTCCATATATTTCTCCGCATAAGTGTGGGGCACAAAATCCTGCCGCAGTGCGCAATCCCGACGTCGATGAGTTGCGTACTTGGTTAGAGGTAGGCAAGGGCTGGATTAAGTCAATGACTATTGCGCCCGAAGTCGATAACGCTTATGAAGCGGCGTGTTTATTGCTCGATTTTGGGGCACTACCTTCGTGGGGACACACCAGTGGCACTACTGCCGATGCGCGTGATCTTATTGCGCGCACGACCGAATATGGCCGATCGAAGGGGATTGAGGTGCCACAAACGGCAACGCATTTATTTAATGCTATGCCTACCCTTGCCCACCGCGAGCCAGGTCCAGTTCGTGAGCTGATTGCTTCGGCGTGCCGTGGCGAAACTGTTGTAGAGCTCGTTGCCGATACTATCCACGTCCACCCCGATCTGGTTGGTGATGTTGTACGGGTAGTTGAAGATTCGGGCCAGATGGCTGGCGTAGCATTCGTCACCGATGCTATGGCTGGGGCTGGAATGCCTGATGGGGATTACATCCTAGGTTCCCTCGCAGTTACTATCATCGACGGGGTTGCTCGGCTGACCGATGGTGGCGCGATTGCTGGTGGTACTGCGCGTTTGGCGGAGGAGATCCAGCGGATGGTTACCGGCGGGCACTTGGATATGGAATCGGCTGTGCGTTGTTGTGTTGCCGGTCCAGCTCGTGCACTGGGACTGCGTGGCGATGAACCTGGCGTTACTTTGGATTTCGAAGTGGGCAAGAAGCCGAACTTCGTCGTCTTTGACGCTGATTTGAATATGACGCACTATCAGCGCGCATAG
- a CDS encoding 3-phosphoshikimate 1-carboxyvinyltransferase, translating to MSKHRMISDSPENSWWHAPTVPANYRLTSRISLPGSKSLTARWMILAATGSEPVELYGALKSQDTFVMAEALTTLGAQVKWNAHSCIIYPLPRTESGHIRIRGNISIHAHQAGTVMRFILPLAAMATGKVTIECATNARHRPISGLVRALTDLGVTITSPSTTGVNFPLTIEAHGPITGGRLTLDSGASSQFLSALLLSAPLMENGLVIDLSPQQLPSAPHVAMTVDVMRQAGHTVVVDNNSWSVLPTKPNPRPIGDLKTASAAQPPSAQRKSVHTGYGQRIDIEPDLSNAGPFLGAAMVTGGEITIENWPQNSTQPGRAYLELLRMAGGKLHVQPTAAGSKLICHGPQTIKPLDVDMGDVGELVPTIAAICAFAPGRSFLRNIGHLRGHETDRLEALTATLNRVGVSAYTRGDTLVIDADPRKLHGGDLHSYADHRMATCGAILGLGIAGVRVDNIEATAKTFPQFATMWQTMITNG from the coding sequence GTGTCAAAACATCGCATGATAAGTGATTCTCCCGAGAACTCATGGTGGCATGCTCCAACAGTGCCAGCAAACTATCGGCTCACCAGCCGGATCAGCCTGCCTGGTTCTAAATCACTAACCGCAAGATGGATGATTCTCGCTGCAACTGGTAGCGAACCAGTCGAGCTTTATGGCGCTCTTAAATCACAAGATACTTTCGTGATGGCTGAAGCCCTAACCACTTTGGGTGCCCAAGTGAAATGGAATGCGCACTCGTGCATTATTTACCCCTTACCACGCACCGAATCGGGCCACATCCGCATTCGCGGTAATATATCGATCCATGCCCACCAGGCCGGGACGGTAATGCGCTTCATTCTCCCGCTCGCAGCTATGGCTACCGGGAAAGTTACCATCGAGTGCGCAACGAACGCCCGGCACCGCCCAATTTCTGGTCTAGTTCGCGCCCTAACTGATCTCGGAGTCACAATAACTTCACCTAGCACTACAGGTGTGAATTTCCCACTGACCATCGAAGCCCACGGCCCAATCACGGGCGGGCGGCTAACCCTCGACTCTGGCGCATCATCGCAATTTCTTTCAGCTCTCTTGCTCAGCGCTCCCCTGATGGAAAACGGTTTAGTCATAGATCTTAGTCCCCAACAACTCCCCTCCGCCCCGCACGTCGCAATGACCGTAGATGTTATGCGCCAAGCCGGGCACACCGTCGTCGTCGATAATAATTCATGGTCGGTTCTACCAACCAAACCTAATCCACGTCCAATAGGTGACCTCAAAACCGCCAGCGCTGCGCAACCACCCAGCGCTCAGCGAAAGTCAGTGCACACCGGCTACGGCCAGCGAATCGACATCGAACCCGACCTGTCCAATGCCGGACCTTTTCTTGGTGCCGCAATGGTTACCGGCGGCGAAATAACGATTGAGAATTGGCCACAAAACTCAACACAGCCCGGCCGCGCATATCTTGAACTACTACGAATGGCAGGCGGTAAGCTCCACGTCCAACCTACTGCTGCGGGAAGTAAACTCATCTGCCACGGACCGCAAACTATTAAACCACTCGATGTAGATATGGGCGACGTCGGTGAACTCGTGCCCACCATCGCCGCTATCTGCGCCTTTGCACCCGGGCGCAGTTTCCTGCGCAACATCGGGCATCTGCGTGGCCATGAAACCGACCGCCTTGAGGCATTAACAGCTACACTTAATCGCGTTGGCGTTAGCGCATACACCCGCGGTGATACTCTCGTTATCGACGCAGATCCACGCAAGCTACACGGCGGCGATCTCCACTCCTATGCCGATCATCGCATGGCAACATGCGGTGCGATTCTCGGGTTGGGTATTGCCGGGGTGCGCGTTGATAATATAGAAGCTACAGCAAAAACTTTCCCACAGTTCGCCACAATGTGGCAAACAATGATCACGAATGGATGA
- a CDS encoding DUF2599 domain-containing protein, which yields MRDQYICHQQFTFWKSTWNLDEWRPNVGYLQTVNSMCNPGGGKIID from the coding sequence ATGCGAGACCAATATATCTGTCACCAACAATTTACTTTTTGGAAATCGACGTGGAATCTTGATGAATGGCGCCCCAACGTCGGCTACCTGCAAACTGTTAACTCAATGTGCAATCCAGGTGGAGGGAAGATAATTGACTAA
- a CDS encoding glucosamine-6-phosphate deaminase gives MYVGIFKDEETLAKAAAQYLINKLNESDSKVVGVATGSTPLPLYKELRQAHAAGTFSLEGFKAFALDEYIGIDPEHPERYRNVLRAELVGDERTGLREEDLNTPDGSAADPYGAAQAYDKAIKDSGGIVVQILGIGSDGHIGFNEPGGALTSRTHVEALTAQTREDNARFFDNDLAKVPTRCITQGLGTIMECGVPLLIATGAGKADAVRELVEGGVSAKWPATILQMHQEAVVFLDEAAAAKLELKDFYMERWESLR, from the coding sequence ATGTATGTTGGAATTTTTAAAGACGAAGAAACGCTCGCTAAAGCCGCAGCACAGTATTTGATCAACAAGCTCAATGAATCTGATTCCAAGGTCGTAGGCGTGGCCACCGGTTCCACACCGCTACCACTTTATAAAGAACTGCGCCAGGCCCACGCTGCTGGTACTTTCTCTCTCGAAGGCTTTAAGGCCTTCGCTCTCGATGAGTACATCGGCATCGATCCAGAGCACCCAGAGCGTTACCGCAACGTGTTGCGCGCCGAGCTTGTTGGAGATGAGCGCACCGGTTTGCGCGAAGAAGATCTCAACACCCCAGATGGTAGCGCGGCTGACCCGTATGGAGCTGCCCAGGCGTATGATAAGGCGATTAAGGATTCGGGCGGCATCGTCGTTCAGATTCTCGGCATCGGTTCTGATGGTCACATCGGTTTCAACGAACCAGGTGGTGCTCTGACCTCACGTACACACGTCGAAGCGTTAACAGCACAAACTCGCGAAGATAACGCCCGCTTCTTCGACAATGATCTGGCCAAGGTTCCAACCCGCTGCATCACCCAAGGATTGGGCACCATCATGGAGTGTGGTGTGCCGCTGCTGATTGCTACTGGCGCTGGTAAGGCAGACGCAGTTCGCGAACTTGTTGAGGGTGGTGTTTCAGCCAAGTGGCCAGCCACGATTCTGCAGATGCATCAAGAAGCTGTAGTTTTCTTAGATGAAGCCGCCGCAGCTAAGCTTGAACTCAAAGACTTCTACATGGAACGCTGGGAGTCACTACGATGA
- the rsgA gene encoding ribosome small subunit-dependent GTPase A: protein MSRGDTGTDDYRVKVRPGKPSRPRTKIRPDYSSAPRGRIYRVDRGRYHVRMVETGIDVVAVKARELGRRGIVVGDVCAMVGDLSGRKDTLARIAGVDERSTVLRRVGEEGEASGNERIIVANADQLVIVAALAQPEPRTGMIDRCVVAAYDAGMDVILALTKSDLAPAEELRAIYEPMGLDIVVTSVVEHGDDSEAKTHSEAKTNRADDGLAQLREKLTGRVSVLVGHSGVGKSTLINALIPQASREIGRVNEVTGRGRHTSTSAMAFDYLGAGTVIDTPGVRTFGLAHVTPDGLLRGFPDLDEIADHCPRGCTHEAGVIECALDDPQFVEPDSLLAARVESFRRLLASRGKQEW, encoded by the coding sequence GTGAGTAGAGGCGATACAGGAACAGATGACTACCGGGTCAAAGTTCGTCCGGGAAAACCCTCACGCCCGCGCACCAAGATTCGTCCCGACTATTCTTCTGCACCGCGCGGACGAATCTATCGGGTTGATCGCGGACGCTACCATGTGCGCATGGTCGAGACGGGCATTGATGTTGTTGCAGTTAAAGCCCGCGAACTGGGCCGGCGCGGAATCGTTGTGGGCGACGTTTGTGCTATGGTCGGAGATCTCTCTGGACGCAAAGATACCCTGGCGCGGATAGCTGGGGTCGACGAACGCTCAACCGTGTTGCGCCGAGTTGGCGAAGAAGGTGAAGCATCTGGCAATGAACGAATTATCGTAGCCAATGCTGATCAATTAGTGATTGTGGCAGCCCTTGCGCAACCAGAACCGCGCACCGGCATGATTGACCGCTGCGTGGTAGCTGCCTACGACGCCGGGATGGACGTTATCTTAGCGTTGACGAAATCGGATTTGGCTCCAGCAGAAGAATTACGGGCAATCTATGAACCGATGGGGTTAGATATCGTTGTCACCAGCGTCGTCGAACACGGCGACGATTCCGAGGCTAAAACACATAGTGAGGCCAAAACGAACCGTGCCGACGACGGTTTGGCACAGTTGCGCGAAAAACTCACCGGCCGCGTCTCGGTACTCGTTGGGCATTCCGGGGTAGGAAAATCGACCCTGATCAATGCTCTGATCCCGCAAGCTAGCCGCGAAATCGGGCGGGTTAATGAAGTTACCGGGCGTGGGCGTCATACCTCGACCTCAGCGATGGCTTTCGATTATCTTGGAGCTGGGACCGTTATCGATACCCCAGGTGTGCGCACCTTTGGCCTAGCGCACGTCACACCAGATGGATTACTGCGCGGCTTTCCCGATTTAGATGAGATTGCAGATCATTGCCCGCGCGGATGCACACATGAGGCCGGCGTGATCGAGTGTGCCCTTGATGATCCACAATTCGTTGAACCCGACTCTCTGCTCGCGGCGCGTGTTGAATCCTTTAGACGATTACTAGCTTCGCGTGGCAAGCAGGAATGGTAG